AGCGCTGACGATCTGTCCAACCCGCTCCTCAAGCGCGAGTCGATCACCTCGATCGCCTACAAGTGGGGCTTCACCGATTCGGCGCATTTCAGCCGGGCGTTCAAGAAGCAGTTCGAGCAGTCGCCGAAGGATTTCAGGGCCATGGCGTTGACGGCAGGGCGCTAAAAGCATCGCCGGCAAGCCGGCTCCCACAGAGCTATGCGTCCTCTGTGGAAGCCGGCTTACCGGCGAAGCGGTCCCAAGGATGTAATCAGGCTAGCGCAAGGTAATGCTTCACAAAGGTCTCACTCAACACCTCCCACAGCACCGGCGTACCCTTGGTCACGAACCACGCATCACCCGCTTTGTAGCGCGTCACCTGCCCGGTGGATTCGTCGGTCAGCTGAATCTCGCCGGTGACGATCACCGCCTGCTCGCTGAACGGGTAGACCATGCGGAACTTGCCTTGGGTGGTGCCGAAATAGGCGCTGCTGACCGGGTCGGTCGGGGCGCCGTGGGTCATCTTGCCGTAGCACTTGACCTCGCCTTCGAGGATGGTCGAGCCGAGATCGGCAACGGTGCCCCAGGCGTCGAGTTCGGACAGCTGCACACCCTGGCGGACGGCGGTGAGGGTCATGGTGGTTCTCCTGGTCTTGTTCAAAAGGAATCAACGGCGGCCGTTGAAGAAGCCCGACAGCTGATGCACGGTCTTGCCGGCGGTCAGCAGCAGTGGGCGGATATGGTCCTTGCCGAGGATGCGCGCGTGCTTGACCGAACTGATCAGGTCGTAGCGGGCCGAGCCTTCGCTCATGCCCTCGGCGAGGATCTTGCAGATGATGTGGCTGGGGGTGACGCCGAAGCCCGAGTAGCCCTGTACATAGAACGCGTTGGGGCGGTTGCTGAGGGTGCCGATCTGCGGGAACAGGTTGGCGCTGGTGGCCA
This sequence is a window from Pseudomonas maumuensis. Protein-coding genes within it:
- a CDS encoding cupin domain-containing protein, whose translation is MTLTAVRQGVQLSELDAWGTVADLGSTILEGEVKCYGKMTHGAPTDPVSSAYFGTTQGKFRMVYPFSEQAVIVTGEIQLTDESTGQVTRYKAGDAWFVTKGTPVLWEVLSETFVKHYLALA